In Desulfomonile tiedjei DSM 6799, a genomic segment contains:
- a CDS encoding uroporphyrinogen decarboxylase family protein, giving the protein MSEEMKKLFEERLGRYHAAIALEPHDRIPIASGSNYFAEVYSGNTKQETIYDPEKWLQAEVKFCQDFPEVDVLRDNRVYGPLFDALDVKTYRLPGRDLAPDTQFQFVETDYMKEDEYDDLINDPPGFMIDILLPRILGELGNKGTGRSYVAMLKAGMAQVMFGGVMRTRGMVLEQQCGMPQPMSGFFLTPFDALADAMRGMTGTFMDMFRQPDKVLAACDVLVQEMAHLALSMADPLKRYPIFVPLHKAIFMSPDQFDTFYWPSFKKVMEIIIDAGYNIRAYLEGDWGKFWHHMREMPKGRVLCDIDNQGDIYQAKKDLGGYQCIAGGVQDSMLILGTPDQVREHVRELCQTVGQGGGYIISGGCSFPYDAKPENFRAMVEAVMEYGWHDKTVKAKPKTAPPAGKLEALKPRRVLTPWETKKAELGTIQGDENLIKKNWEQLESMAHTFMWQWTL; this is encoded by the coding sequence ATGTCCGAAGAGATGAAGAAGCTTTTTGAAGAAAGATTGGGGCGATACCACGCTGCAATTGCCCTGGAACCCCACGATCGCATCCCCATTGCTTCCGGGAGCAACTACTTTGCAGAAGTCTATTCCGGAAACACGAAGCAAGAAACCATTTACGACCCTGAAAAATGGCTGCAAGCGGAAGTAAAATTCTGCCAGGATTTTCCGGAAGTGGATGTGCTCAGAGACAATCGGGTGTACGGACCGTTGTTTGATGCTCTCGACGTCAAGACGTACCGGCTTCCCGGAAGAGATCTTGCGCCAGATACTCAGTTTCAGTTCGTAGAAACAGACTACATGAAGGAAGACGAGTATGACGATCTCATCAATGACCCCCCGGGGTTCATGATAGACATACTCTTACCCAGGATCCTCGGAGAGCTCGGAAACAAGGGCACCGGCCGTTCGTACGTGGCAATGCTGAAGGCAGGAATGGCTCAGGTCATGTTTGGCGGTGTCATGCGCACTCGCGGCATGGTCCTGGAACAGCAATGCGGAATGCCACAACCTATGTCGGGATTCTTCCTTACACCTTTTGATGCCCTTGCGGATGCAATGAGAGGCATGACAGGCACGTTTATGGATATGTTCCGGCAGCCTGACAAAGTACTGGCCGCATGTGATGTGCTCGTTCAGGAAATGGCTCATCTGGCGCTTTCTATGGCAGATCCGCTGAAGCGATATCCCATTTTCGTACCACTTCACAAAGCGATCTTCATGTCTCCCGATCAGTTTGACACCTTCTATTGGCCTTCCTTTAAGAAGGTGATGGAGATCATTATCGACGCCGGATACAACATTCGAGCCTACCTTGAAGGGGACTGGGGAAAGTTTTGGCACCACATGCGCGAAATGCCGAAAGGCAGAGTTCTCTGCGATATTGACAATCAGGGAGACATATATCAGGCAAAGAAGGATCTGGGAGGTTATCAGTGCATTGCCGGAGGTGTTCAGGATTCCATGTTGATCCTGGGGACACCCGATCAAGTGCGGGAACATGTGCGAGAGCTGTGCCAGACTGTAGGACAGGGAGGAGGATACATCATAAGCGGAGGATGTTCGTTCCCTTACGATGCAAAGCCGGAGAATTTCCGAGCAATGGTCGAAGCAGTCATGGAATATGGATGGCACGACAAGACTGTCAAGGCGAAACCCAAAACTGCTCCACCTGCCGGTAAGCTTGAAGCGCTGAAGCCCCGCAGAGTTCTCACTCCCTGGGAAACCAAGAAAGCGGAATTGGGAACAATCCAGGGAGATGAAAACCTCATCAAGAAAAACTGGGAACAACTCGAATCCATGGCCCACACCTTCATGTGGCAGTGGACTCTTTAA
- a CDS encoding MFS transporter gives MTNVVQHIDSAELSPAMPYRWVILGLCVCCFLFTFITRFTWPPLIPVVVPVLGISMSQAGAYMSAFYMGYIVTQIPAGVLSDRFGVRVILGVSLILEGISTSSMGFMNSYETGFILRVIAGLGAGAVYASCSLALMEWFPPNERGRAFGVFLAAPSGGILMTNLFVPSLNALVGWQGAFKSVGFLTLTAGILVLLLMRSSGLIKSQEKTLLGGFKVIARSRGLILTALSGFCLMWLELGTATWANAHIKKLGFSVAEAGYVMMSYGVGGIIAPLLSGFVSDWTGQRKWLVVGAYLVSAPLCVVFGYQDTLGLLSVTGFILGFTSYIANPQLTVLISQFAGREWAATANGTSNFVFQFASMIGPFILGWSIDVTQSFSIVWWMMAAGPLVGILLMLPVRQDEAMRIA, from the coding sequence TGTTTTCTCTTCACATTCATCACGCGATTTACCTGGCCTCCACTCATTCCCGTTGTAGTTCCTGTACTGGGCATCAGCATGAGTCAGGCCGGTGCATACATGAGTGCTTTTTACATGGGATACATAGTCACCCAGATACCTGCCGGAGTGCTTTCTGACCGCTTCGGAGTAAGGGTTATCCTGGGGGTCAGTCTTATCCTCGAAGGCATTTCCACCAGTTCGATGGGGTTCATGAATTCGTATGAAACAGGTTTCATTCTCAGGGTGATTGCAGGTCTCGGAGCTGGTGCAGTGTACGCCTCTTGTTCACTCGCGCTCATGGAATGGTTCCCTCCCAATGAACGAGGAAGAGCTTTCGGGGTATTCCTGGCCGCTCCATCGGGTGGCATCTTAATGACAAACCTGTTCGTTCCCTCATTGAATGCTCTCGTGGGTTGGCAAGGTGCTTTCAAGTCTGTGGGATTTCTCACACTTACCGCAGGCATCTTGGTTCTGCTGCTTATGCGATCGAGCGGTCTCATAAAATCCCAGGAAAAGACTCTTCTGGGCGGGTTCAAAGTCATAGCAAGGAGCAGAGGACTCATTCTCACTGCATTATCGGGTTTCTGTCTCATGTGGTTGGAACTCGGGACTGCAACATGGGCCAATGCACATATTAAGAAGCTGGGCTTTTCAGTTGCTGAAGCAGGCTACGTGATGATGTCGTATGGAGTGGGTGGAATTATCGCTCCGCTTTTGTCCGGGTTTGTTTCCGACTGGACGGGGCAGAGAAAGTGGCTGGTGGTAGGTGCGTACTTGGTGTCCGCACCTCTCTGCGTAGTTTTCGGATATCAGGACACCCTTGGTCTCTTATCCGTGACAGGCTTTATTCTGGGATTCACATCCTATATTGCAAACCCTCAGCTCACAGTTCTCATTTCCCAATTCGCGGGAAGAGAATGGGCTGCAACTGCCAATGGAACATCGAATTTTGTGTTCCAATTTGCCTCCATGATCGGGCCGTTCATTTTGGGATGGTCCATTGACGTTACTCAGAGTTTTTCGATCGTTTGGTGGATGATGGCCGCCGGTCCTCTTGTGGGGATTCTGCTAATGCTGCCCGTACGACAGGATGAAGCGATGAGGATTGCATAG